The Lactuca sativa cultivar Salinas chromosome 2, Lsat_Salinas_v11, whole genome shotgun sequence genome includes a window with the following:
- the LOC111911098 gene encoding uncharacterized protein LOC111911098, with protein MNKRSSFGRSQTFQPTNSAPLMAMARNSPPQTKSLSINFPTSPDQSLFGEQMHHFTHSHHPISLVNLSELFTCSGCKERGAGKRFSCQECDFQLHDFCALSPPLLKAHPLHVQHQLVFHSKPKTGGIRWPTCNVCGKATRGFTFRCNFCHFQMHPCCAMLSDQINYPSLHNHPLNLLPLLASDDQLNSFCRECKRKRSGRLYGCRVCNYLLHAVCAKDMINGLKVNGIKNSEKPSVLGPAVRFASQAVAEFIGGLIDGIGEGVGEALVQNVTRSGRRNRTRGI; from the exons ATGAACAAAAGAAGCTCCTTCGGAAGATCCCAAACATTTCAACCAACGAACTCTGCTCCTTTAATGGCTATGGCTAGGAATTCACCACCCCAAACAAAGTCTCTATCCATTAACTTTCCTACTTCTCCTGATCAGTCTCTTTTTGGAGAACAGATGCATCACTTCACTCACTCCCACCATCCAATCTCTCTCGTTAACCTCTCGGAGCTCTTCACCTGTTCTGGCTGCAAAGAACGTGGCGCCGGCAAGAGGTTTTCCTGTCAGGAATGTGATTTCCAGCTTCATGATTTCTGTGCTTTATCTCCTCCTCTTCTTAAAGCTCACCCCCTCCACGTCCAACATCAACTTGTATTTCATTCCAAGCCAAAAACGG GTGGGATTCGATGGCCGACTTGTAATGTTTGTGGCAAAGCCACGAGAGGCTTTACTTTCAGATGCAACTTCTGCCATTTCCAAATGCACCCATGTTGTGCTATGCTTTCTGACCAAATTAACTACCCATCTCTTCACAACCACCCCCTGAACCTCTTGCCGCTCTTAGCCTCCGATGATCAACTGAACTCATTCTGCAGAGAGTGCAAAAGAAAGAGATCCGGCCGCCTTTATGGATGCCGGGTCTGTAACTACCTTCTTCATGCAGTTTGTGCTAAGGATATGATCAACGGGCTTAAAGTGAATGGCATCAAGAACTCCGAGAAGCCTAGCGTGCTAGGACCTGCCGTCCGGTTTGCATCACAAGCCGTTGCTGAGTTCATTGGCGGACTGATTGACGGTATAGGAGAAGGTGTGGGAGAGGCACTGGTTCAGAACGTGACAAGGAGTGGTCGCCGTAATAGGACCAGAGGAATATAA